The following proteins are co-located in the Rippkaea orientalis PCC 8801 genome:
- a CDS encoding sugar kinase, which produces MNGLFVGLTTLDLIYLTDYFPHSNEKIVALNETITAGGPATNAAITFKYFGHQATLLSVIGNHPISQLICAELDEYSINVFDLDPYRTDPLPTSSIIVKKNSGERAVISINATKSQAKSNKLDLELVQDSDIILIDGHQMITSEIIAQEAKKFKIPIVVDGGSWKLGLEKVLPYVDYLICSENFYPPNCSNSQEVFSYLQQMGIPHIAITKGENPIEYWTEGISGKIDIPRIDPVDTLGAGDIFHGAFCHFILHHNFIDSLAKSSQVASVACQYFGTRQWMSIGSRINYRL; this is translated from the coding sequence ATGAATGGATTATTTGTCGGTTTAACGACCCTAGATTTAATTTATCTTACCGATTATTTTCCCCACAGTAATGAGAAAATTGTCGCCCTCAATGAAACGATTACAGCAGGTGGTCCAGCGACTAATGCGGCGATTACCTTTAAGTATTTTGGTCATCAAGCTACCCTATTAAGTGTGATTGGCAATCATCCGATTAGTCAACTAATTTGCGCGGAATTAGATGAATATTCAATTAATGTTTTTGATCTTGATCCCTATCGCACTGATCCTCTTCCAACGTCTTCGATTATTGTTAAAAAAAATAGCGGAGAACGGGCTGTTATTTCTATCAATGCCACTAAATCTCAAGCCAAAAGTAATAAACTGGATTTAGAACTTGTACAGGATAGTGATATTATTTTAATTGATGGACATCAAATGATTACCAGTGAAATTATTGCTCAAGAAGCTAAAAAATTCAAGATTCCTATTGTTGTGGATGGGGGAAGTTGGAAGCTTGGATTAGAAAAGGTTTTGCCCTATGTTGATTATCTGATCTGTTCTGAGAATTTTTATCCTCCTAATTGTTCTAATTCTCAAGAGGTTTTTAGCTATTTACAACAAATGGGTATTCCTCATATTGCCATTACTAAAGGAGAAAATCCGATTGAATATTGGACGGAGGGTATAAGCGGAAAAATTGACATACCAAGAATTGATCCAGTCGATACCCTAGGGGCAGGAGATATCTTTCATGGGGCTTTTTGCCACTTTATTTTACACCATAATTTTATCGATTCTTTAGCAAAATCGTCTCAAGTTGCTTCCGTTGCTTGTCAATATTTTGGCACTCGTCAATGGATGTCTATAGGAAGCAGAATAAATTATAGATTATAG
- the rsmI gene encoding 16S rRNA (cytidine(1402)-2'-O)-methyltransferase, which translates to MSNKSLQKGTLYVVGTPIGNLEDITLRAIRILQSVDVIAAEDTRHTGKLLHHFQINTPQLSYHQHSELTRQERLISQLQEGQTIALVTDAGMPGISDPGYELIKACIEQNIPVVPIPGVTAAITALSVSGLPTDHFVFEGFLPTKGKLRRDRLTHLSTETRTLIFYESPHRLLQTLTDLVEVLGQNRLITVGRELTKFYEELWRGTLQEAMIYYQDSRQLKGEFTLIVAGCSQMSDLDLTEDQLKKELQQLLSQGMTRSQASKQLSQLTSLNRRQIYELSLDINDLLKD; encoded by the coding sequence ATGAGCAATAAAAGTTTACAAAAAGGAACCCTTTATGTTGTCGGAACTCCCATCGGTAATTTAGAAGATATCACCTTACGAGCAATCCGCATTCTTCAATCAGTGGATGTGATCGCTGCAGAAGATACCCGTCACACAGGAAAACTACTCCACCATTTCCAAATTAACACCCCTCAGCTTAGTTATCATCAACATAGTGAGTTAACCCGTCAAGAACGGTTAATTAGTCAGCTTCAAGAGGGACAGACAATTGCTTTAGTCACTGACGCAGGAATGCCTGGGATTTCCGATCCTGGTTATGAATTAATTAAAGCTTGTATTGAGCAAAATATCCCCGTTGTTCCCATTCCTGGGGTAACTGCTGCTATTACGGCCTTATCGGTTTCGGGTTTACCCACTGATCACTTTGTTTTTGAGGGATTTCTCCCCACTAAAGGAAAGTTAAGACGCGATCGCCTAACACATCTTAGCACGGAAACCCGTACGTTAATTTTCTATGAATCTCCCCATCGGTTATTACAAACTTTAACCGATTTAGTGGAAGTTTTGGGACAAAATCGGTTAATTACAGTGGGTAGAGAATTAACAAAATTCTATGAAGAATTGTGGCGAGGAACATTGCAAGAAGCCATGATATACTATCAAGATTCACGACAACTTAAAGGGGAATTTACATTAATTGTAGCGGGATGTTCACAAATGTCTGATCTCGATTTAACAGAGGATCAACTCAAGAAAGAATTACAACAATTATTATCCCAAGGAATGACGCGATCGCAAGCGAGTAAACAGTTATCACAATTAACCTCTCTTAACCGTCGCCAAATTTATGAGTTATCTTTAGACATTAATGATCTTCTTAAAGACTAA